In the genome of Hydrogenispora ethanolica, the window AGTCCATTGTCCTTCGTCCAATCTCAAATTGTCGTCGGGCATCGCGCCCATCCCGGAGATGCTCGAAAGGGACATCGGCGTATCTCTGGGCGCGGACGGCGCGCCTTGCAATAATAACCTCGACCAGTTCATCGAGATGCGGACGGCGGCCTTGATCCAGAAACCCCTGCACAATCCGACGGTAATGCCCGCCTGGCGGGTTTTTGAAATGGCCACCCTGGGCGGTGCCGAGGCGATGGGCCTTTCCGATCAGATCGGTTCGCTGGAACCGGGAAAAAAGGCCGATCTGGCCATGGTCGACCTGCGCAAGCTCCATTGCACGCCGTTCGCCGGTTCCAATATTTACGCCCAACTGGTCTACCAGGCCAGAAGTTCCGATGTCAGCCTGACCATGGTGGATGGCAGAATTGTCTACGAGGACGGCCGTTTGACCACCATCGACGCGGCGGATGTGATGACCCGGGCCGAGCGGTTGATTGGGCGGGTGTATGAGAGAGCGGGATTGAGTTAAGGCATGCAAAAAGTAAAAGTGGAAGAGGCCGTGGGCATGGTGCTGGCCCACGATCTGACCAAGATCGTGCCGGGCGAATTTAAAGGCGCGGCATTCAAAAAAGGCCATATCATTCGGGCCGAAGATATCGAGGAACTGAAGAATATCGGCAAGAACCATCTGTGGGTGGTGCCCCTGGGCGACGGGCGGGTCCATGAGAATGAAGCCGCCGGACGGCTGGCGGCCGCCGCCGCGGCTCAAGGGCTGTCGATCACGAAGCCGCGCGAGGGAAAAGCCAACATTGTGGCGGTTCATCGGGGGCTTCTTAAGATTAACCGGAGCGCGCTGGCCGAACTGAACCAGATCCCCGACATCGCTGTGGTCACGTTGTATGATAATACCATCGTCGAGCCGGAGCAGATTGTGGCGGCGGCCAAGATCATTCCCTTGACCATGGACCGGGAGGAACTGGAACGGGCCGAGCGGATCTGTGGCCGGGCAGGACCGGTGATCGCCACCAGGGAGCTTTTCCGGCTGAAGGTCGGGATCGTGGTCACCGGCTCCGAAGTCTATTCCGGCCGGATCCAGGATCGCTTCGGAGCGGTTTTAAAAGCAAAGATCGCTCATTACGGGGGCGAGTTCCTCGATCTCCAGTATGCGCCGGACGATACCGATTTCATTCAGGGTCGGATTCAGGGAATGCTGGAACGCGGCGCCGAACTGGTGCTGATCTCCGGCGGGATGGCCGTGGACGCCGACGATGTGACGCCCCAGGCGATCGCCCGGTCCGCCAGCGAAGTGGTGGCCTATGGGGTGCCGCTCCTGCCGGGCGCGATGTGTATGGTTGCCTATCATGGCGCGACGCCGCTCGTCGGCGTGCCAGCCTGCGCCATGTATAATCAGACTACGATTTTGGATGTGATCATGCCGCGGCTGTTGGCCAAGGAACGCCTGACGCGGGCCGATTTGGCGGCGCTGGCCCACGGCGGGCTCTGCCGCCAATGCGAGGTATGCCATTATCCGGTTTGCTCGTTCGGGAAATCGTGATCCGAAAAGATGGAGGCCGATGTCGTGAATCTGTATGCCGAAGCCGGTCAATTGCAGGAGCGGGGCGTGCCCTTCGCCATGGCGACGCTGATCGCCGCCCAAGGCTCGACCCCCCGGAACACCGCCAAGATGATCGTCAAGAGCGACGGCGCTATTGTGGGGACGGTCGGCGGCGGCCTGGCCGAACTGTACGTCATTCGGGAGGCGGTGGCGGCCATCCGCGAGAGCCGTTCCAAAATTGTGGAATATAATTTGAACAGCGAAGCGGCGGACGGCATCGAGATGCTCTGCGGCGGCACGATCACCGTCCATATCGAAGTGGTGGCCCCCAAGCCGCGCATCGTAATGATCGGCGCCGGACATGTCGGTTTCGCCGTCGCCAAACTGGTGGACCTCTTGGAGTACAGCCTGGTGATTGTGGACGACCGGGCGGAGTTCGCCAACGCCGCCAAGTATCCGATGGCGGCCGAGATCATTTGCGATTCCGACTTTGAAAAGGCATTGACTCAGATCCGGATCGACGGCAATACCTACATTGTCATCGCCACCAAGGATTCGGACCTGCCGGCCATGCAAAAGGTGATCCGGTCCGATGCCGCCTATATCGGGATGATCGGCAGCAAGCGGAAGGTCCACATCGTGGCCGAGCGCTTAAGGGATGAGGGAATCTCCGGGGAACGGCTGCAGGCGGTGTATATGCCGGTGGGCCTGGATATCGGCTCGGAGACCCCCGAGGAGATCGCGGTCAGCATCCTGGCCGAGATCATCAAGGTTCGCAACGGCAAAAGCGGTTTATCCCTGCGTGAGTTGGCAAAACCCGGGCGGGATTGATTACGGCTTTGGGAGGGTAGCGCCTTGGATACTATCATCAAAAACGGCACCATTATCACGGCGAGCGAGACCTATCCGGCGGATCTGGGGATCGCCGGCGGCAAAATTGTCTGTATCGGACGGGATTTATCCGACGGGGCGGCGGAAGTGGTCGATGCCGCCGGAAAATATGTCCTGCCCGGCGCGATCGACGGTCATGTCCATTTGGAGACCCCGGTCGGTTCGTTCATCTCGGCCGATGATTATCAATCGGGTCCGCGCGCTGCGGCCTGCGGCGGGGTGACCACTGTTTTTGATTTCGCGGTCCAGGGAAAGGGGCAAGGCCTGGTGGAAGCGGTCGCCGCGCGGATTAGCGCCTTCAAAGCGCAGTCCTGTATCGATTTTTCCTTCCATACGGCCATCACCGATCTGACGCCCCGTATATTGGATGAATTTGAGGAATCGGTGGCCTTCGGGGTGCCCAGCTTTAAACTATATATGGTCTACAAGGACTTGATGGTCGATGACGGCGTGCTGGCGGAGGCTCTGGAACGTTCCGTCGCCACCGGCGCACTGGTCGCGGTGCATGCCGAAAACCCGGCCATCATCGAGCGGCGGACCGCCCGGCTGTTAGCCGAGGGGAAGACTGGCGCCTGGCATCATTATGAGAGCCGCCCCGAATTCGTCGAAGCCGAGGCCATCAAACGTGCCATTCATCTGGCCAAGGCTTTCAATGCGCCGTTATACATCGTCCATCTGGCCTGCGCCGAAGGATTGGCCGAGGTGACCAAGGCGCGGGATGAAGGCTATGCTATCTATGCCGAGACTTGCCCGCAGTATCTGCATTTCACCAACGAAGTGTATCAACGTCCGGATGGCCGGAATTTTGTCTGCTCGCCGCCGATCAAGGGCGCGGAAAGCCGGGCGGCGCTTTGGGAAGGAATCCGGCGCGGCGACATCATGACGGTGGCGACTGATCATTGTCCGTTTCAGTCGTTTGAAAAGGACTATGGCAAGGATGACTTCACGAAAATCCCCAATGGCTGCATGGGTATTGAAAACTTTTACCCCTACCTGTTGAGCGCGGCCAATCAAGGCCGGATCTCCTTCCATAAAGCGGTCGAGGTCTGCGCCACCAACCCGGCGAAGATCTTTGGTTGCGCACCGCAGAAGGGGACTATCGCGGTCGGCTCCGACGCCGACATCGTGGTGTACGATCCGGCCAAACATTTTGTAATATCCCAAGCCAACATGCGTTCCCGGGTCGATTACACCATTTGGGAAGGGGTGGAACTCCAAGGCTACCCGGCGCTGACTTTCTCCCGGGGCCGGTTGGTCTATCGCGACGGGGAGTTCCTCGGCGAACCGGGTTGGGGGAACTTTGTCAAATGCCGGGGCCGGAACCCCCGCCTATGAAACGCTTCATGATACGGAAGATGAGATGAGAGATTATTCCCATCCGGTGAAAAAACCGCTTCCTCCCTGACCTGGCGGGCAAAGTTGTGATATAATCTTGTCATATATTTTGAAACAGGAGGGGGAGTCTGCCGAGGGGGAGGGAGAGCTGTTTTTCTCCATTTTCGGCAGGCGGAAAAGACCGGATGCAGCTTTTAAAGGATATGATCGTCACCAAGGGGCGGGTGGACAGCGAGCACATTTTGAAAGTGGATGGCTTCCTCAATCATCAGATCGATGTCCAATTTCTGAATGAGATCGGCAAGGAGTTCAAAGAACGTTTCAAGGATCAACCGGTTACCAAAATTTTGACCATCGAGGCGTCGGGGATCGCCGTCGCCTGCATGGTGGCCCAGTACTTTGAAGTCCCCGTCATCTTCGCCAAGAAGACGGAATCCAAGAATCTGGACGCCGCGACCTATGAGAGCCAGGTCTATTCTTTCACCAAGGACCGGTATTACAAGATCCGGGTCTCCAAACGTTATCTGGGCTCCGAAGACAAGGTGCTGATCATCGATGATTTTCTGGCCAACGGCCAAGCCGTGCTGGGATTAAAGGAGATCGTCGATCAAGCCGGCGCTGAACTCGTCGGGGTTGGCATTGTGATTGAGAAAGGATTCCAGCAAGGTGGCAAATTGGTGCGGGATCAGGGAATTCGCGTAGAGTCCCTGGCCATCATCGAGTCCATGAAGCCGGGAGAGGTCGTTTTCCGGCCATAGATGGCGGATGACCCAAGATAGACAGAAATAGGCGGGTCTGTTTTGCCAGGCGAAAAAAATTTTTAATCGAATTTGATTGATTGGTCAATCAAATGGTAATTTTCGGAACAGTTAGAACATCGCACTGAATTCAATTCGAAAATAAAAGGAGTAGAAAGCATGGCAGAGATGAAGGATTTAATTCAGAAACTGGAGCAGCTCGACACCCAAAACATGTACGGCCGGGACTTCCTGTTGACCTGGGAGAAAACCGACGCCGAACTGCAGGCCGTCTTCACCGTCGCCGACGCGTTGCGCGCCTTGCGGGAACAGAACATTTCGCCCCGGATCTTCGACAGCGGGCTGGCGATCTCGATCTTCCGCGACAACTCGACCCGCACCCGTTTCAGCTTCGCCAGCGCCAGCAATCTGCTGGGACTGACGGTCCAGGACTTTGACGAGGGCAAATCCCAGGTGGCCCACGGCGAGACGATCCGGGAGACTTCAAATATGATCTCGTTTATGGCCGACGTGATCGGGATCCGCGACGATATGTACATCGGCAAAGGCAATGCTTACATGCGGCAGGTGGCCGCGGCGGTCCAGGAAGGTTATGACGACGGGGTTTTGAAACAGCGGCCGACCCTGGTCAATCTGCAATGCGATATCGATCATCCCACCCAGAGCATGGCCGATCTGTTGCATCTGATTCATCATTTCGGCGGCGTGGAGCAGCTCAAGGGCAAGAAGATCGCGATGTCCTGGGCCTATTCGCCGAGTTACGGCAAACCGCTCTCCGTGCCGCAAGGGATTATCGGACTGATGACCCGCATGGGCATGGAGGTCAGCCTGGCCTATCCGGAAGGGTATGATCTGATGCCGGAAGTCGAGGAGGTCGCCAAGCGGAACGCCGCGGCCAGCGGCGGCCGGTTCACCAAGACCCATTCGATGGAGGAGGCCTTTGTCGGCGCCGATATCGTCTATCCGAAGAGCTGGGCGTCGTACGCGGCCATGGAAAGACGGACCGACTTGTACGGCGCCAACGATTTCGACGGGATCAAGGCGCTCGAAAAAGAGCTGCTGGCCGAGAACGCCCGCCATCAGGATTGGGAGTGCACCGAGGCGATGATGCAAAAGACCAGGGACGGTAAAGCCTTGTACCTGCACTGCCTGCCCGCGGATATCACCGGCGTCAGCTGCGGCCAGGGCGAAGTGGCCGCCTCGGTCTTCGACCGTTACCGCGCCCCGCTCTACCGACAAGCCGGTTTTAAACCCTATGTCATCGCGGCGATGATCTTCTTGAGCAAAGTGAAGAATCCCGCCCGGACCCTGGAGTCCCTGCAGCAACGGGGTACTTCCCGGTTCGTGGGATGAATGGCGCATCGCCGGCGGCTTTTCATTTGATTTTGATAAGGAAGCAAGATGCGGAGATTTCGGTAATAAAATTGAGGGAAAGCAATGTCCAAAGACGTCAGCAAAAAGATTCTCGATGCCACGCTGGAGGTCATCGCCAAGGAGAAGATCAGCGGCACCCGGATGCACCTGATCGCCAAAGAGGCGGCGATGACCCAGTCCAATCTGCACTACTATTTTCCGACCAAGAACGATCTGCTCATCGCCCTACTGGCCGACATCCAGGAGTGGTTCTCCAAAAACCGGCAGCAGGTGGTGGATCTGGACCGGCAGACGTTTCGCGAGAATTTACACGCGTTTTTCGCGGAGAAGAAAGATGTCATCTTAAATCACAAGAAACTGGATTACGTCCAGTTCGACTACTGGGTGCAGGGGACGGTCGACCCTCAGGTCCGGGAGTCGTTCCGGCAGACCTTCGACATCTGGCGCAAAGACATTAGCGCGGTATTTGAGCGCGGCGGCTATTCGGAGGAGCGCATCAAGATGATCCCGTTTCTCATGGTCTCGCTGATGATGGGCGCCTCGATGCAATATCTGATCGACGAAGGCCAGTTCGATCTGGATCAATATTTTGACGCGGCTGAAAAAATAATCGTAAATTTAATTGATGGTTCCAAATAAAGATTTAGGAGGAGACAAAGATGACAGGAAGGAAGATTCCTTTCGGGCCCACTTATGACGAGATGTTGCATCCGGAGACCATGGATGCGGCCCTGCGGGGCAAGGCGTTGCGGGCTCTGAAAGAGAATGAGCTGGACCCGGTCAATCTGTTCAATATTACCTGGAAAGACGGGAACAACCAGGTGCGCAAGATCGTGCTGCCACCGGAGCTGACCGGCGTCGACGCCAATATCGTGGTGATGCTGGGCAAGGAGTTCCCCTCGGGCTCGCATAAGGTCGGGCCGGCCTATGCCACGTTGATCGAGGGTTGCGTCGACGGGGAGATCATCCCGGGCGAGCATACCATCCTCGGCCCGTCCACCGGTAACTTCGGCATCGGCGTCTCGTATATCTGCAACTTGATGGGTTACAAAGCCGTGGTGATCATGCCGGACAACATGAGCAAGGAACGGTATGAAAGAATCCGCAAATACGGCGCGGAGCTGGATCTGACTCCGGGCACCGAGTCCGATGTGATCCTGACCCTGCAACGCACCTATGAACTGAAGAAAGATCCCAAGAACCGGCCGCTGGCCCAATTCGAACTGTTCCCCAACTACCGTTTCCACCGCCACGTCACCGGCAACTCGGCCATCGAGGCGGTGCGGGGGATCGGCAACGGCCGAATTGCCGCCTTCTGCTCCGCGCCGGGATCGGCCGGGACCATCGCCGCCGGGGACGCCATCAAGGCGGCTTTCCCCGAATGCAAGATCGCCGCGCTGGAGCCGTACGAATGCTCCACCCTGGCCAATGGCGGCCGCGGCCAGCACCGCATCGAAGGGATCGGCGACAAGATGTGCACGCTGATTCATAATGTCCTGACCACCGACTTTGTGACGTTAATCTATGACGATGACTGCGTCAAAGCGTTGAAGGTAATCCACGACGCGCCGCATATCCTGGCCAAACTGGGCGTCGCGCCGGAAGTGGCCGAGGGAATGCGCGAGCTCTTCGGAGTCTCCGGCATCTGCAACATCCTGGGCGCCATCAAGATGGCCAAATATCTCAAGCTGGGCCCGGATGACAACGTGGTCACCATCGCCACCGACAGCTTCGACCGTTACAACTCGGTCCTGGAGGATTTGGACCGCCGTTATCTGGAGACCGCCGACTTCGTGCTGGAACGCTGGGTGCGGGATATCTTCCACGGCAGCGGCGAGGATCATGTCTTCGATTTCCGCCGCAAAGACCGGAAAGAACAGCTCTTCCAGCAGAAGGAGCAGGATTGGCTGCCTTTCGGCTACAGCCAGGCTTATCTGGATGCGATGCGGTCGCCCCAGTTCTGGGAGGACGAATATCAGAAAGTCCACGAGTACAACGAAAAGATCAAAGCGATGCGTTGAAGTTTTCAAGGTTTAGCCTCCAGACTTTAAAAGCTCGATTGAAATAAATGCGCTGCAGAGGGTGGCTGAAAGCGATGGGATCGCATCAAAAAGTGGTCATCGCGTTGGGCGGCAACGCGCTCCAGGAACCGGGCGCGCCGGCCACCGCCGAGGCCCAGCTGGAAGTGGTCAAAAAGACGGCGGAGATCATCACCGACATCAAGTGCATCTTCGGTTACGAACTGGCGATCGTCCACGGCAACGGGCCGCAGATCGGCCGGATCCTGCTGGCGTCGGAGCTGGCGGCGGAGGTCACGCCGGCCATGCCGCTGAATGTCTGCACCGCCATGAGCCAGGGCTATATCGGCTATCACATCCAGCAGGGACTAAGCCATGCCCTGGCCAACCGGAACCGGCCGCTGCCGGTGGTCACGGTGATTACCCAAGTGGTGGTCGATCCGGCTGATCCGGCGTTTCAGAATCCGACCAAACCGATCGGCCCGTTCTATTCCGAGGAAGAAGCCGGCAAACTTGCGGCCGAGCGGGGCTTCGTGCTGCGGGAGGATGCCGGCCGCGGCTGGCGCCGGGTGGTCCCGTCGCCCTTGCCGCAGCGGATCGTGGAGATTCATTCCATCAAGGAATTATGGGACTCGACCATCGTGATCGCCGCCGGCGGCGGGGGAATCCCGGTGATTGAGAAGGAAGACGGCACCCTGGAGGGCGTCCCGGCGGTGATCGACAAGGATCTGGCCGCCGAGAAGCTGGCCGAGGAGGTCGGCGCCGACATCCTGATGATCCTGACCGAGGTCGAACAGGTGGCCCTGAATTACAAAAAAGCCAATCAGCAGAACCTGTCCCGGCTGACGGCGGCCGAATGCGAGCAGTACATCCGGGAGGGACATTTCGCGCCCGGCAGCATGCTGCCGAAGATCCAGGCGGCGCAGGCCTTCGCCCGATTGCATCCCAAAAAGAAAGCGATCATCACCTCCCTCGCCAAGGCGGTCGAGGCCTTGAACGGCAGCGCCGGGACGGTAATTACCCAGCAATAACCGACGACAGGGTTTTGGAATTGTCGCGGATGAAAAAGAGGTGGCACGGCTGTGAGCAAGGTTTTGAAGTTGAAATGCGTCAAATGCGGCCGGGAGTACGACCCGTCCGAGATCCTCTATACCTGCTTCGATTGCGGCATCGCCGGCATCCTGGACGTGGTCCTGGATTACGAGGCCATCCGCAAAGAGATGACGCCGGAGTATTTCCGGCAAAACAGCAATTATTCCTTATGGCGCTATCTGCCGGCCATTCCCATCGACGACCCGCGCGGGATTCAGCCGCTCCAGGTCGGTTGGACGCCGCTCTATGAGACCGCCAAGTTCGCCCGGGAGACCGGACTGAAGCAGCTCCTGATCAAGGATGATTCCCGCAATCCCACCGCTTCCCTGAAGGACCGGGCCAGCGCGGTCGGGGTCGCCAAAGCGCTGGAACTGGAGAGAAAAGTGGTCTGCGCCGCTTCCACCGGCAACGCCGCTTCCTCCCTCTCCGGCTTCGCCGCCAGCGCCGGCATTGAGACCTACATCTTCGTACCGGAGACCGCGCCCGAGGCCAAGGTGACCCAGCTGTTAATCTACGGCTCCCATGTCTTTCTGGTGGAGGGGACTTACGATCAGGCGGTGGAGCTCTGCTTCGCGGCGGCGGCCGAGTTCGGCTGGTACAACCGGAGCTGCGCCATCAATCCCTACCTGGTGGAAGGAAAGAAGACGGTATCCTACGAGATCTGCGAGCAACTGGGCTGGCGGGCGCCGGACGTCGCGGTGGTGGCGGTGGGCGACGGCTGCACCATCGCCGGAGTCTGGAAAGGCTTCAAGGAGTGTTACCAATTGGGCCTCATCGACCGGCTGCCCAGGATCATCGGGGTCCAGGCCGCGCTGTCCAACCCGGTGACCCGGGCCTTCGCCAGCCAGAGTGACGAGTTTGAGTACCGCAAGCCCGAGACCATCGCCGACAGCATTTCGGTGGGCATCCCGCGCAACGGGATCAAGGCCTTGAATGCGGTGCGCGAATCGGGCGGGATGATGGTCGATGTCACGGACGCCGAGATCCTGGCAGCCATGAAGCTGCTGGCGGAACGGACGGGCATCTTCGGCGAGCCGGCGGGCGTCACCAGTTTTGCCGGGATCCTGAAACTGAACCAGCTGGGGATCTTCTCCGGCGGCGAGCGGGTGGCCAGCATCGTCAGCGGCAGCGGGCTCAAGGATATCAAGAGCGCCGCGCAGGCGGCGGGGCGGCCGGCGGTGGTTGCGCCGGATATCGACGCGGTGAAGCGGATCGTGCGGGGTTAAGGTGGTTGACATAGGGAAAGCGAAGACTGAAAGCGTTGCCGGATTGGCTGTTGCGCCGTGAAATGCCGCGCATTGCGTCGTTGCTCGGTCGCTGCGGTGCTCGATATACGGCGAGTATTATCTGTGCTCCTCGCTCGGTCGCGCCTAGCACTGCACGACATTTGACGACGCGAATGTGGAATCAGGGAGACAGCCAATCCGGCAAGGTTCCACCCCGGCGCGCTGGGGTGAGGCGCCGGACGGCATAGTCATTCGGCTGAAGTTGATTCACTTATCATCTATGATACTAAAATAAATCATTGTCCGATTCGGGGGCGAGAGAGAAGTTCCCCTTTCTGCCGGACAGTTCGCCCGGAGCCCAGGCCAATTCTCCCGGGTCTTGGAGGAACCGTCCCGGGACTCCGGCAATCTTTCCCGGGGTTTGGGCGGGTCCGCCCGGGCGGAAGATGGTTCTTCCCATGGGAAGGACGGACCTTCCCACGGCTCGCGAAAGCCTTCCGAAGCGATGGGACGGCATTCCCGGGGGAAGGAAGGAACCGCCGGAGGATTGGGAAGGGGTTGCCGAGTCCCGGGCGGATCGGAACAGTCTTATGAAACGTTACTTAGGAACGGTGTAGGCACGGAATAAAACCATAGAGGAGAAGAGAGCCATGATCGATTTCGCACAGATTGTCAAAGCGGCCGAGCAATATCAGCCACAAATTTCACGGTTTTTGCGCGACCTGATCGCCATCCCCAGCGAGAGCGCTGAGGAGGGCCGGGTGGTGCAGCGGATCAAGCAGGAGATGGAGGCGGTGGGCTTCGACCGGATCGAAATCGACCCGATGGGCAACATCCTGGGCTACGTCGGTCACGGCAAACATCTGATCGCCATGGACGCCCATATCGACACCGTCGGCGTCGGCAATCCGAAGCTCTGGGAGTACGACCCCTATCAGGGCTACGAGGATGAGGAGATCATCGTCGGCCGGGGCGCCAGCGACCAGACCGGAGGCATGGCGGCCATGGTTTACGCCGCCAAGATTATCAAGGATCTCAAGCTGGAGGACGATTACACCCTGCTGGTGGTGGGTTCGGTCCAGGAAGAGGACTGTGACGGCCTCTGCTGGCAGTACATCATCCAGGAAGCGGGGATCCGGCCGGAATTCGTGGTCATCACCGAGCCGACCTCCTGCAATATCTATCGCGGCCAGCGCGGCCGGATGGAGATCAGGATCACGACCCAGGGCGTCAGCTGTCACGGTTCGGCGCCGGAACGGGGCGAAAACGCCATCTACAAAATGGCGCCGATCCTGCTGGAACTGCGGGCGCTCCATGAAAACCTGAAAGGCCACGCCTTCCTGGGCAAGGGCAGCCTGACCGTATCGGAAGTCTTTTTCACCTCGCCGTCGCGCTGCGCCGTCGCCGACAGCTGCTGGATCTCGGTGGACCGCCGCTTGACCGCGGGCGAGGACCTGGAATACGCCTTGGGCCAGATCCGCAACCTGCCGGCGGTGAAAGCCGCCGGGGCCGAGGTGTCGCTCTACGGTTATGAGCGGGCTTCGTATACGGGGCTGGTCTATCCGACCGAGTCGTACTTCCCCACCTGGTTCATTGAGGAGGATCATCCGGTCTGCGCTGCGCTGCTCGACGCCTACCACGGGCTCTTCCAGAGCAAGCCGCTGCTGGATAAATGGACCTTCTCGACCAACGGCGTTTCGATCATGGGCAAATACGGGATCCCCTGCATCGGCTTCGGTCCCGGCCATGAGGATCAGGCCCACGCGCCCAACGAGCGGACCTGGAAGAGTGAGTTGGTCAAAGCCGCGGCCA includes:
- a CDS encoding molybdopterin-binding protein; its protein translation is MQKVKVEEAVGMVLAHDLTKIVPGEFKGAAFKKGHIIRAEDIEELKNIGKNHLWVVPLGDGRVHENEAAGRLAAAAAAQGLSITKPREGKANIVAVHRGLLKINRSALAELNQIPDIAVVTLYDNTIVEPEQIVAAAKIIPLTMDREELERAERICGRAGPVIATRELFRLKVGIVVTGSEVYSGRIQDRFGAVLKAKIAHYGGEFLDLQYAPDDTDFIQGRIQGMLERGAELVLISGGMAVDADDVTPQAIARSASEVVAYGVPLLPGAMCMVAYHGATPLVGVPACAMYNQTTILDVIMPRLLAKERLTRADLAALAHGGLCRQCEVCHYPVCSFGKS
- a CDS encoding XdhC family protein; this encodes MNLYAEAGQLQERGVPFAMATLIAAQGSTPRNTAKMIVKSDGAIVGTVGGGLAELYVIREAVAAIRESRSKIVEYNLNSEAADGIEMLCGGTITVHIEVVAPKPRIVMIGAGHVGFAVAKLVDLLEYSLVIVDDRAEFANAAKYPMAAEIICDSDFEKALTQIRIDGNTYIVIATKDSDLPAMQKVIRSDAAYIGMIGSKRKVHIVAERLRDEGISGERLQAVYMPVGLDIGSETPEEIAVSILAEIIKVRNGKSGLSLRELAKPGRD
- the hydA gene encoding dihydropyrimidinase; this translates as MDTIIKNGTIITASETYPADLGIAGGKIVCIGRDLSDGAAEVVDAAGKYVLPGAIDGHVHLETPVGSFISADDYQSGPRAAACGGVTTVFDFAVQGKGQGLVEAVAARISAFKAQSCIDFSFHTAITDLTPRILDEFEESVAFGVPSFKLYMVYKDLMVDDGVLAEALERSVATGALVAVHAENPAIIERRTARLLAEGKTGAWHHYESRPEFVEAEAIKRAIHLAKAFNAPLYIVHLACAEGLAEVTKARDEGYAIYAETCPQYLHFTNEVYQRPDGRNFVCSPPIKGAESRAALWEGIRRGDIMTVATDHCPFQSFEKDYGKDDFTKIPNGCMGIENFYPYLLSAANQGRISFHKAVEVCATNPAKIFGCAPQKGTIAVGSDADIVVYDPAKHFVISQANMRSRVDYTIWEGVELQGYPALTFSRGRLVYRDGEFLGEPGWGNFVKCRGRNPRL
- a CDS encoding xanthine phosphoribosyltransferase, translated to MQLLKDMIVTKGRVDSEHILKVDGFLNHQIDVQFLNEIGKEFKERFKDQPVTKILTIEASGIAVACMVAQYFEVPVIFAKKTESKNLDAATYESQVYSFTKDRYYKIRVSKRYLGSEDKVLIIDDFLANGQAVLGLKEIVDQAGAELVGVGIVIEKGFQQGGKLVRDQGIRVESLAIIESMKPGEVVFRP
- the ygeW gene encoding knotted carbamoyltransferase YgeW; this translates as MAEMKDLIQKLEQLDTQNMYGRDFLLTWEKTDAELQAVFTVADALRALREQNISPRIFDSGLAISIFRDNSTRTRFSFASASNLLGLTVQDFDEGKSQVAHGETIRETSNMISFMADVIGIRDDMYIGKGNAYMRQVAAAVQEGYDDGVLKQRPTLVNLQCDIDHPTQSMADLLHLIHHFGGVEQLKGKKIAMSWAYSPSYGKPLSVPQGIIGLMTRMGMEVSLAYPEGYDLMPEVEEVAKRNAAASGGRFTKTHSMEEAFVGADIVYPKSWASYAAMERRTDLYGANDFDGIKALEKELLAENARHQDWECTEAMMQKTRDGKALYLHCLPADITGVSCGQGEVAASVFDRYRAPLYRQAGFKPYVIAAMIFLSKVKNPARTLESLQQRGTSRFVG
- a CDS encoding TetR/AcrR family transcriptional regulator; the protein is MSKDVSKKILDATLEVIAKEKISGTRMHLIAKEAAMTQSNLHYYFPTKNDLLIALLADIQEWFSKNRQQVVDLDRQTFRENLHAFFAEKKDVILNHKKLDYVQFDYWVQGTVDPQVRESFRQTFDIWRKDISAVFERGGYSEERIKMIPFLMVSLMMGASMQYLIDEGQFDLDQYFDAAEKIIVNLIDGSK
- a CDS encoding PLP-dependent cysteine synthase family protein; this translates as MTGRKIPFGPTYDEMLHPETMDAALRGKALRALKENELDPVNLFNITWKDGNNQVRKIVLPPELTGVDANIVVMLGKEFPSGSHKVGPAYATLIEGCVDGEIIPGEHTILGPSTGNFGIGVSYICNLMGYKAVVIMPDNMSKERYERIRKYGAELDLTPGTESDVILTLQRTYELKKDPKNRPLAQFELFPNYRFHRHVTGNSAIEAVRGIGNGRIAAFCSAPGSAGTIAAGDAIKAAFPECKIAALEPYECSTLANGGRGQHRIEGIGDKMCTLIHNVLTTDFVTLIYDDDCVKALKVIHDAPHILAKLGVAPEVAEGMRELFGVSGICNILGAIKMAKYLKLGPDDNVVTIATDSFDRYNSVLEDLDRRYLETADFVLERWVRDIFHGSGEDHVFDFRRKDRKEQLFQQKEQDWLPFGYSQAYLDAMRSPQFWEDEYQKVHEYNEKIKAMR
- the arcC gene encoding carbamate kinase, which codes for MGSHQKVVIALGGNALQEPGAPATAEAQLEVVKKTAEIITDIKCIFGYELAIVHGNGPQIGRILLASELAAEVTPAMPLNVCTAMSQGYIGYHIQQGLSHALANRNRPLPVVTVITQVVVDPADPAFQNPTKPIGPFYSEEEAGKLAAERGFVLREDAGRGWRRVVPSPLPQRIVEIHSIKELWDSTIVIAAGGGGIPVIEKEDGTLEGVPAVIDKDLAAEKLAEEVGADILMILTEVEQVALNYKKANQQNLSRLTAAECEQYIREGHFAPGSMLPKIQAAQAFARLHPKKKAIITSLAKAVEALNGSAGTVITQQ
- a CDS encoding threonine synthase → MSKVLKLKCVKCGREYDPSEILYTCFDCGIAGILDVVLDYEAIRKEMTPEYFRQNSNYSLWRYLPAIPIDDPRGIQPLQVGWTPLYETAKFARETGLKQLLIKDDSRNPTASLKDRASAVGVAKALELERKVVCAASTGNAASSLSGFAASAGIETYIFVPETAPEAKVTQLLIYGSHVFLVEGTYDQAVELCFAAAAEFGWYNRSCAINPYLVEGKKTVSYEICEQLGWRAPDVAVVAVGDGCTIAGVWKGFKECYQLGLIDRLPRIIGVQAALSNPVTRAFASQSDEFEYRKPETIADSISVGIPRNGIKALNAVRESGGMMVDVTDAEILAAMKLLAERTGIFGEPAGVTSFAGILKLNQLGIFSGGERVASIVSGSGLKDIKSAAQAAGRPAVVAPDIDAVKRIVRG